In Mugil cephalus isolate CIBA_MC_2020 chromosome 20, CIBA_Mcephalus_1.1, whole genome shotgun sequence, the following are encoded in one genomic region:
- the LOC124997301 gene encoding interferon-induced very large GTPase 1-like isoform X1 produces the protein MEVSNDNIEGGGGGESETKCETDNKVQSEESTSNNKLGSMNDEAQHSETKDTTTGEETKSASTENKDKMEPELTLVLIGDTNSIEIGPKNILLEHDEPTNVEHFSSKLYDLCGRHISVINRLGFPNLDRIPLNQGIHAFVLLLPNGLHVNHYHSAVQKLKKAFGKDFLSYVMTIVTHNDSYKLDETCGSALEDLKDFSSFNEQRFHTCRRSMTDATEIIDLLEKVDVMVSENDHHCYTTLMCDGNKEQKEQLEQKLCKEETAGTVEEMENIVQIKNNVLNEWGGAEHLEKTDDNIRGQSEIKSPTETEEKAEEVEHSAEIKCNVLNEPGGAEHSEKTDDNIRQESEIKFSSETEEKEKNNRMKYEMETLFRRLDLQYQQKLSPEELLEIGPSVKQSPDISEKDLANIFLQKLMMLDYKARYIPVRQDSLDARHSQSVLVSESDDNDLDALYSTTVDADLSKQTNMHPMDVQMAVFHCSDSFLKQNMITKLSQCQYALPFLVPNPDTAAIECPLWTFRQIIKTWKTTQVKDNSKLVTMKSMPICNAETHMVSFFRLGSLSESKSQLMNSLINDRHNTFFHRNCPGSTKSRHLMDGVAEIAWYCPAGKPNDSFTDCIAFCNLHGDALMIETQTKILTETSSVNVVLVPTLEKSHKSQATVISDLYKSQKPLIILIADNDCDAVQMKPGKYKMGLKDRSQSDVSESLKGIIGKILSGLQTSFQLKSMANVSGIRVDEDDPVCRKGEKAAMEIFNLIQRMNVSKIKDTFLPCQGQLWHQWARIKKELYHLKGNVEEEKSQKNQQLMKIREDQCSVSCSELMKSFTESLISLSSQEIEYFLKWTQILIDALSTDDLSSILQSYDEKWSEVLDLKKKHQKSPLLVGKQEELEKISKKLQSATFGLEHIFREMGQIYEAHQALKKPPNSGQTNWSKYPKLAADLMISGRPMELMDGDAGHVPLMWISSVLEEVIKKLGDQRVFVLSVLGVQSSGKSTMLNAMFGLQFAVSAGRCTKGAFMQLVKVSDEIKKDFRFDYVLVVDTEGLRALELAGDATLHHDNALATFVVGLGNMTLINIFGENPAEMQDVLQIVVQAFMRMKKVKLSPSCVFVHQNVTDIGAAEKNMDGKRRLQEKLDQMVQQAAKEEVYDAECFSDVIAFDVQQDVKYFAQLWEGSPPMAPPNPGYSESVQELKRMILTKASQSAGITLSHFKSKIQDLWNALMNEQFVFSFKNTLEIAAYRKLEVQYGNWTWDLRSSMLTIENQLYTRIENGKLDKVDHTYLLKEMSKTYEKIKKDMSSHFEDNRDKDMLVQWRGRFEIKMKEFHEEQLKEVKRKLDEVIQQKKACKKLDDKKPEFENKLLQKSKELAHQLKDKAKDEEELQKQFNSVWTDWVNELTEDIKPIKDINLEEDKMFILQELGIEWSLIDESNSSRRYKNVSEVENYPFYLTKIMKNQDLCNKSRQSEENEHEPRTHTSNNTVVNMFKVGFNYIKNKVGFDSTKQQNALKYEEPLCIRSFINDVKQESVDAFRKKPIATKGYSPTYLQEVAKNVQEKLTVFESERNYSFKKEFIVDILLYVVEGLGSWLLDSHQTFKKNNDALTYLNNKKTHYYNVFRSFCKGNSSAVVFGEMICDKLKVSTVEAVCNKTAIDLAKDMRCSIPAFSGNRLDLEKHVLKSLAQKNDFDDFINYIRHPRRQVEAFIKAEVKKYIFKKHKGKAQNILKKNVDDISQLVRQALFKATTKVKTQGGDTEMWVKEFSSFLKDELPLDTICCQNFSDINNFDFLKEEIEKGLVNIIEEMNHLSLDKMKEFRLRPDQILIDQLCKCCWVKCPFCAAVCTNTLENHSPDDHSVPFHRSGAIKGRHYRHTDIMSVDFCTTNVASDNSFYPDHTSEYSIPHKQYRKAGPRFANWRITPDESKLKYWTWFVCRFQKDLEDHYGYKFKGKGKIPSEWKTHTKEEAIKSLDEMFKL, from the exons ATGGAAGTGAGCAATGACAACatagaaggaggagggggaggagaatcTGAAACCAAATGTGAGACTGACAACAAag TCCAGTCGGAGGAAAGTACATCTAACAACAAG cttggtTCAATGAATGATGAAGCTCAGCACTCAGAGACGAAGGACACAACgacaggagaggaaacaaagtctgcatcaactgaaaacaaagacaaaa tggagcCTGAGCTCACACTTGTGTTAATCGGTGATACTAATTCCATTGAGATTggaccaaaaaacattttacttgaacATGACGAGCCAACAAATGTGGagcatttttcctccaaactgtaTGATTTGTGTGGTCGGCACATCTCCGTCATTAACAGGCTTGGTTTTCCAAACCTTGACAGAATCCCGTTAAATCAGGGAATTCATGCCTTTGTCCTACTGCTGCCAAATGGTCTGCACGTCAACCATTACCACTCAGCAGTGCAGAagttaaaaaaagcttttggcAAAGACTTTCTATCGTATGTAATGACAATAGTGACTCATAATGACTCATATAAGTTGGATGAAACATGTGGAAGTGCACTGGAAGACCTTAAAGATTTCTCCAGTTTTAATGAACAAAGATTCCACACATGTAGAAGAAGTATGACAGATGCAACAGAGATAATAGATCTGTTGGAAAAAGTAGACGTCATGGTCTCTGAAAACGATCACCACTGCTACACAACACTGATGTGTGATGGgaataaagaacagaaagaacaacTGGAGCAGAAACTCTGCAAAGAAGAAACGGCTGGGACAG TAGAAGAGATGGAGAACATAGTTCAAATCAAG AACAACGTATTGAATGAATGGGGAGGAGCAGAACATTTGGAGAAGACTGATGACAACATAAGAGGACAGTCTGAGATCAAGTCACCAACTGAAACTGAGGAGAAAG CTGAAGAGGTGGAACATTCAGCAGAAATCAAG tgTAATGTATTGAACGAACCTGGTGGAGCTGAACactcagagaagactgatgaCAACATCAGGCAGGAGTCTGAAATCAAGTTTTCATCTGAAACTGAGGAGAAAg AGAAGAACAACAGGATGAAATatgaaatggaaacactgtTCAGAAGACTTGACCTTCAATATCAACAAAAGCTGTCACCTGAAGAACTTCTTGAAATCGGTCCATCTGTCAAACAGAGCCCGGATATATCTGAGAAAGATCTAGCTAATATATTTCTTCAGAAGTTAATGATGCTGGACTACAAAGCCAGATACATTCCTGTAAGACAAGACAGCCTTGACGCGAGACATTCACAGTCTGTTCTAGTATCTGAATCAGATGACAATGACTTAGATGCTCTTTATAGCACCACTGTAGATGCTGATCtatcaaaacaaaccaacatgCATCCAATGGATGTTCAAATGGCAGTATTTCACTGCTCAGACAGCTTCCTTAAGCAGAACATGATTACAAAGTTATCACAGTGTCAGTACGCCTTGCCTTTCCTTGTTCCTAACCCGGACACTGCAGCAATTGAATGTCCTCTGTGGACATTTAGACAAATAATCAAAACATGGAAGACAACTCAAGTCAAAGATAATTCAAAACTTGTCACCATGAAGAGTATGCCTATCTGCAACGCTGAGACACACATGGTTTCATTTTTCCGCCTGGGTTCATTATCTGAGTCGAAATCACAGCTCATGAACTCTTTGATCAACGACCGTCACAACACCTTCTTCCACAGAAACTGTCCAGGCAGCACCAAATCTCGTCATCTGATGGACGGTGTGGCAGAGATTGCCTGGTACTGCCCTGCTGGAAAACCCAATGATTCCTTCACTGACTGCATTGCCTTCTGTAATCTTCATGGTGATGCTCTGATGAttgaaacacaaactaaaatactgactgaaaCTTCTTCAGTCAATGTAGTTCTTGTACCAACTCTGGAAAAAAGCCACAAAAGTCAAGCAACGGTCATCTCAGATCTTTACAAGTCTCAGAAGCCTCTCATTATTCTTATTGCTGACAATGATTGTGATGCAGTTCAGATGAAACCAGGAAAGTACAAAATGGGTCTGAAAGACAGAAGCCAGTCAGATGTTTCTGAAAGCCTGAAAGGAATTATTGGAAAGATTTTGTCTGGACTACAAACCTCCTTCCAGCTCAAATCTATGGCCAATGTCTCTGGAATCAGAGTGGATGAAGACGACCCAGTGTGTCGAAAAGGGGAAAAGGCAGCaatggaaatatttaatttgattcaaAGGATGAACGTTTCAAAGATCAAAGATACATTTCTCCCCTGTCAAGGCCAACTGTGGCACCAGTGGGCGAGAATTAAAAAAGAACTGTATCATCTGAAAGGAAacgtggaggaggaaaaaagtcagaaaaatcagcagctgatgaaaatcagagaagatcaatgCTCTGTTTCCTGTAGTGAACTGATGAAGTCATTCACTGAAAGCCTCATTTCTTTGTCGTCCCAGGAGATAGAGTACTTCCTGAAATGGACTCAGATCTTAATAGATGCCCTCTCCACAGATGATCTGTCTTCAATTCTCCAAAGCTATGATGAAAAATGGTCTGAGGTCTTGGATCTGAAGAAGAAACACCAGAAATCTCCCCTGTTAGTAGGTAAACAAGAAGAGCttgaaaaaatatcaaaaaaactgcagtcagcAACTTTTGGTTTGGAGCATATCTTTAGAGAAATGGGACAGATCTATGAAGCTCATCAAGCTCTGAAGAAACCACCAAACAGTGGGCAGACCAACTGGTCCAAATACCCTAAACTGGCTGCAGATCTGATGATATCAGGACGCCCTATGGAGCTGATGGATGGAGATGCAGGTCATGTGCCTTTGATGTGGATCTCTAGTGTTTTAGAAGAAGTCATCAAGAAACTGGGCGACCAGAGAGTTTTTGTGTTGTCGGTTCTGGGCGTACAAAGCAGTGGAAAATCAACAATGCTGAATGCCATGTTTGGATTGCAGTTTGCAGTTAGTGCCGGTAGGTGCACCAAGGGTGCTTTCATGCAACTGGTCAAAGTGtcagatgaaattaagaaagACTTCAGGTTTGACTATGTTCTCGTAGTGGACACTGAAGGACTACGTGCTCTTGAATTGGCAGGTGACGCCACTCTTCACCACGACAATGCACTGGCCACATTTGTTGTTGGCCTGGGAAACATGACACTGATCAATATCTTTGGTGAGAATCCAGCTGAGATGCAAGATGTCCTGCAGATTGTTGTCCAGGCTTTCATGAGGATGAAGAAAGTTAAGCTTTCTccaagttgtgtgtttgttcaccaGAATGTTACAGACAttggagctgcagagaaaaacatggaTGGAAAGAGACGCCTGCAAGAAAAACTGGACCAGATGGTTCAGCAAGCTGCCAAAGAGGAGGTATATGATGCTGAGTGCTTCAGTGACGTCATTGCATTTGATGTGCAACAAGATGTGAAATACTTTGCCCAGCTATGGGAAGGAAGTCCACCGATGGCTCCCCCAAATCCTGGTTACAGTGAGAGTGTCCAAGAACTGAAGAGGATGATCCTCACTAAGGCTTCACAGTCTGCTGGAATCACtctctcacattttaaaagcaaaattcaAGACCTGTGGAATGCCCTGATGAacgaacagtttgttttcagcttcaaaaacacGCTTGAAATTGCAGCATACAGAAAGCTTGAGGTCCAATATGGGAACTGGACCTGGGACCTTAGGAGCAGCATGCTGACCATTGAAAACCAACTTTACACCAGGattgaaaatggaaaacttgACAAGGTTGACCATACTTACCTTCTgaaagaaatgagcaaaacatatgaaaaaatcAAGAAAGACATGAGTTCACactttgaggacaacagagacaaagacatgtTGGTTCAGTGGCGAGGCCGATTTGAAATCAAAATGAAGGAGTTTCATGAGGAACAGTTGAAAGAAGTGAAAAGGAAACTGGATGAAGTTATCCAGCAAAAGAAAGCTTGTAAAAAGCTTGATGATAAGAAGCCAGAGTTTGAGAACAAACTGCTACAAAAGAGCAAAGAGCTCGCTCATCAGTTAAAAGACAAGGcaaaggatgaagaggagcttcAAAAGCAGTTCAACTCCGTTTGGACTGACTGGGTCAATGAATTAACTGAAGATATAAAACCCATCAAGGACATAAACTTGGAAGAAGATAAAATGTTCATCCTTCAAGAACTGGGGATTGAATGGTCTCTCATAGATGAATCCAACAGTAGTAGAAGGTACAAAAATGTATCAGAAGTTGAGAATTACCCTTTTTATTTAACCAAGATTATGAAAAACCAAGATCTTTGTAACAAAAGCCGACAATCTGAAGAAAATGAGCATGAACCCAGGACACACACAAGCAATAATACggttgtaaatatgtttaaggTAGGATTTAACTATATTAAAAACAAGGTTGGATTTgattcaacaaaacaacaaaatgcattaaaatatgAAGAGCCGCTATGTATCAGATCCTTCATTAATGATGTCAAACAGGAATCTGTCgatgcatttagaaaaaaaccCATAGCAACAAAAGGCTATAGCCCAACTTACCTACAAGAAGTGGccaaaaatgttcaagaaaAACTGACAGTATTTGAATCAGAGAGGAACTATTCATTCAAGAAGGAGTTTATAGTTGACATCTTGTTGTATGTTGTTGAAGGGTTGGGGAGTTGGCTTTTAGATTCTCACCAGACATTCAAAAAGAACAATGACGCCCTCACTTACTtgaacaacaagaaaacacattattacAATGTTTTCAGAAGCTTCTGCAAAGGAAACTCATCTGCCGTCGTGTTTGGAGAAATGATCTGTGACAAACTGAAGGTTTCCACTGTTGAGGCTGTTTGTAACAAGACCGCCATTGATCTCGCAAAAGACATGAGGTGCAGTATCCCAGCATTCAGTGGGAACAGGTTGGACTTGGAGAAACATGTGCTGAAATCACTTGCACAGAAAAACGattttgatgatttcatcaacTACATCCGACATCCAAGGAGGCAAGTAGAGGCTTTTATAAAAGCAGAAGTCAAGAAATacatcttcaagaaacacaaaggaaaagctCAGAATATACtgaagaaaaatgttgatgacatCAGTCAGCTTGTGAGACAAGCTTTatttaaagcaacaacaaaagtcAAAACCCAGGGAGGAGACACAGAAATGTGGGTGAAGgaattttcctctttcctcaagGATGAGCTGCCACTTGATACCATTTGTTGTCAAAACTTCAGTGACATAAACAACTTTGACTTTCTTAAAGAAGAGATAGAGAAAGGTCTGGTTAACATCATTGAGGAGATGAACCACCTCTCCCTAGATAAGATGAAAGAATTCAGGCTGAGACCTGATCAAATCCTCATTGATCAGCTGTGTAAGTGCTGCTGGGTGAAGTGTCCATTCTGTGCAGCTGTTTGCACCAACACCCTGGAAAACCACAGTCCTGATGACCACAGTGTCCCTTTTCACCGGTCTGGTGCAATCAAAGGTCGgcactacagacacacagacataatgAGTGTTGATTTCTGCACAACAAATGTTGCAAGTGATAATTCTTTTTACCCTGACCACACTTCAGAATACAGCATTCCTCATAAACAGTACAGAAAAGCTGGACCAAGGTTTGCTAACTGGAGAATCACCCCCGATGAGTCAAAGCTGAAATATTGGACATGGTTTGTGTGTCGATTTCAAAAAGACCTGGAAGACCACTATGGTTATAAATTcaagggaaaagggaaaattCCCAGTgagtggaaaacacacacaaaagaagaagcaattAAAAGTCTGGATGAAATGTTCAAACTGTGA
- the LOC124997301 gene encoding interferon-induced very large GTPase 1-like isoform X2: MGIKNRKNNWSRNSAKKKRLGQNNVLNEWGGAEHLEKTDDNIRGQSEIKSPTETEEKAEEVEHSAEIKCNVLNEPGGAEHSEKTDDNIRQESEIKFSSETEEKEKNNRMKYEMETLFRRLDLQYQQKLSPEELLEIGPSVKQSPDISEKDLANIFLQKLMMLDYKARYIPVRQDSLDARHSQSVLVSESDDNDLDALYSTTVDADLSKQTNMHPMDVQMAVFHCSDSFLKQNMITKLSQCQYALPFLVPNPDTAAIECPLWTFRQIIKTWKTTQVKDNSKLVTMKSMPICNAETHMVSFFRLGSLSESKSQLMNSLINDRHNTFFHRNCPGSTKSRHLMDGVAEIAWYCPAGKPNDSFTDCIAFCNLHGDALMIETQTKILTETSSVNVVLVPTLEKSHKSQATVISDLYKSQKPLIILIADNDCDAVQMKPGKYKMGLKDRSQSDVSESLKGIIGKILSGLQTSFQLKSMANVSGIRVDEDDPVCRKGEKAAMEIFNLIQRMNVSKIKDTFLPCQGQLWHQWARIKKELYHLKGNVEEEKSQKNQQLMKIREDQCSVSCSELMKSFTESLISLSSQEIEYFLKWTQILIDALSTDDLSSILQSYDEKWSEVLDLKKKHQKSPLLVGKQEELEKISKKLQSATFGLEHIFREMGQIYEAHQALKKPPNSGQTNWSKYPKLAADLMISGRPMELMDGDAGHVPLMWISSVLEEVIKKLGDQRVFVLSVLGVQSSGKSTMLNAMFGLQFAVSAGRCTKGAFMQLVKVSDEIKKDFRFDYVLVVDTEGLRALELAGDATLHHDNALATFVVGLGNMTLINIFGENPAEMQDVLQIVVQAFMRMKKVKLSPSCVFVHQNVTDIGAAEKNMDGKRRLQEKLDQMVQQAAKEEVYDAECFSDVIAFDVQQDVKYFAQLWEGSPPMAPPNPGYSESVQELKRMILTKASQSAGITLSHFKSKIQDLWNALMNEQFVFSFKNTLEIAAYRKLEVQYGNWTWDLRSSMLTIENQLYTRIENGKLDKVDHTYLLKEMSKTYEKIKKDMSSHFEDNRDKDMLVQWRGRFEIKMKEFHEEQLKEVKRKLDEVIQQKKACKKLDDKKPEFENKLLQKSKELAHQLKDKAKDEEELQKQFNSVWTDWVNELTEDIKPIKDINLEEDKMFILQELGIEWSLIDESNSSRRYKNVSEVENYPFYLTKIMKNQDLCNKSRQSEENEHEPRTHTSNNTVVNMFKVGFNYIKNKVGFDSTKQQNALKYEEPLCIRSFINDVKQESVDAFRKKPIATKGYSPTYLQEVAKNVQEKLTVFESERNYSFKKEFIVDILLYVVEGLGSWLLDSHQTFKKNNDALTYLNNKKTHYYNVFRSFCKGNSSAVVFGEMICDKLKVSTVEAVCNKTAIDLAKDMRCSIPAFSGNRLDLEKHVLKSLAQKNDFDDFINYIRHPRRQVEAFIKAEVKKYIFKKHKGKAQNILKKNVDDISQLVRQALFKATTKVKTQGGDTEMWVKEFSSFLKDELPLDTICCQNFSDINNFDFLKEEIEKGLVNIIEEMNHLSLDKMKEFRLRPDQILIDQLCKCCWVKCPFCAAVCTNTLENHSPDDHSVPFHRSGAIKGRHYRHTDIMSVDFCTTNVASDNSFYPDHTSEYSIPHKQYRKAGPRFANWRITPDESKLKYWTWFVCRFQKDLEDHYGYKFKGKGKIPSEWKTHTKEEAIKSLDEMFKL, encoded by the exons ATGGgaataaagaacagaaagaacaacTGGAGCAGAAACTCTGCAAAGAAGAAACGGCTGGGACAG AACAACGTATTGAATGAATGGGGAGGAGCAGAACATTTGGAGAAGACTGATGACAACATAAGAGGACAGTCTGAGATCAAGTCACCAACTGAAACTGAGGAGAAAG CTGAAGAGGTGGAACATTCAGCAGAAATCAAG tgTAATGTATTGAACGAACCTGGTGGAGCTGAACactcagagaagactgatgaCAACATCAGGCAGGAGTCTGAAATCAAGTTTTCATCTGAAACTGAGGAGAAAg AGAAGAACAACAGGATGAAATatgaaatggaaacactgtTCAGAAGACTTGACCTTCAATATCAACAAAAGCTGTCACCTGAAGAACTTCTTGAAATCGGTCCATCTGTCAAACAGAGCCCGGATATATCTGAGAAAGATCTAGCTAATATATTTCTTCAGAAGTTAATGATGCTGGACTACAAAGCCAGATACATTCCTGTAAGACAAGACAGCCTTGACGCGAGACATTCACAGTCTGTTCTAGTATCTGAATCAGATGACAATGACTTAGATGCTCTTTATAGCACCACTGTAGATGCTGATCtatcaaaacaaaccaacatgCATCCAATGGATGTTCAAATGGCAGTATTTCACTGCTCAGACAGCTTCCTTAAGCAGAACATGATTACAAAGTTATCACAGTGTCAGTACGCCTTGCCTTTCCTTGTTCCTAACCCGGACACTGCAGCAATTGAATGTCCTCTGTGGACATTTAGACAAATAATCAAAACATGGAAGACAACTCAAGTCAAAGATAATTCAAAACTTGTCACCATGAAGAGTATGCCTATCTGCAACGCTGAGACACACATGGTTTCATTTTTCCGCCTGGGTTCATTATCTGAGTCGAAATCACAGCTCATGAACTCTTTGATCAACGACCGTCACAACACCTTCTTCCACAGAAACTGTCCAGGCAGCACCAAATCTCGTCATCTGATGGACGGTGTGGCAGAGATTGCCTGGTACTGCCCTGCTGGAAAACCCAATGATTCCTTCACTGACTGCATTGCCTTCTGTAATCTTCATGGTGATGCTCTGATGAttgaaacacaaactaaaatactgactgaaaCTTCTTCAGTCAATGTAGTTCTTGTACCAACTCTGGAAAAAAGCCACAAAAGTCAAGCAACGGTCATCTCAGATCTTTACAAGTCTCAGAAGCCTCTCATTATTCTTATTGCTGACAATGATTGTGATGCAGTTCAGATGAAACCAGGAAAGTACAAAATGGGTCTGAAAGACAGAAGCCAGTCAGATGTTTCTGAAAGCCTGAAAGGAATTATTGGAAAGATTTTGTCTGGACTACAAACCTCCTTCCAGCTCAAATCTATGGCCAATGTCTCTGGAATCAGAGTGGATGAAGACGACCCAGTGTGTCGAAAAGGGGAAAAGGCAGCaatggaaatatttaatttgattcaaAGGATGAACGTTTCAAAGATCAAAGATACATTTCTCCCCTGTCAAGGCCAACTGTGGCACCAGTGGGCGAGAATTAAAAAAGAACTGTATCATCTGAAAGGAAacgtggaggaggaaaaaagtcagaaaaatcagcagctgatgaaaatcagagaagatcaatgCTCTGTTTCCTGTAGTGAACTGATGAAGTCATTCACTGAAAGCCTCATTTCTTTGTCGTCCCAGGAGATAGAGTACTTCCTGAAATGGACTCAGATCTTAATAGATGCCCTCTCCACAGATGATCTGTCTTCAATTCTCCAAAGCTATGATGAAAAATGGTCTGAGGTCTTGGATCTGAAGAAGAAACACCAGAAATCTCCCCTGTTAGTAGGTAAACAAGAAGAGCttgaaaaaatatcaaaaaaactgcagtcagcAACTTTTGGTTTGGAGCATATCTTTAGAGAAATGGGACAGATCTATGAAGCTCATCAAGCTCTGAAGAAACCACCAAACAGTGGGCAGACCAACTGGTCCAAATACCCTAAACTGGCTGCAGATCTGATGATATCAGGACGCCCTATGGAGCTGATGGATGGAGATGCAGGTCATGTGCCTTTGATGTGGATCTCTAGTGTTTTAGAAGAAGTCATCAAGAAACTGGGCGACCAGAGAGTTTTTGTGTTGTCGGTTCTGGGCGTACAAAGCAGTGGAAAATCAACAATGCTGAATGCCATGTTTGGATTGCAGTTTGCAGTTAGTGCCGGTAGGTGCACCAAGGGTGCTTTCATGCAACTGGTCAAAGTGtcagatgaaattaagaaagACTTCAGGTTTGACTATGTTCTCGTAGTGGACACTGAAGGACTACGTGCTCTTGAATTGGCAGGTGACGCCACTCTTCACCACGACAATGCACTGGCCACATTTGTTGTTGGCCTGGGAAACATGACACTGATCAATATCTTTGGTGAGAATCCAGCTGAGATGCAAGATGTCCTGCAGATTGTTGTCCAGGCTTTCATGAGGATGAAGAAAGTTAAGCTTTCTccaagttgtgtgtttgttcaccaGAATGTTACAGACAttggagctgcagagaaaaacatggaTGGAAAGAGACGCCTGCAAGAAAAACTGGACCAGATGGTTCAGCAAGCTGCCAAAGAGGAGGTATATGATGCTGAGTGCTTCAGTGACGTCATTGCATTTGATGTGCAACAAGATGTGAAATACTTTGCCCAGCTATGGGAAGGAAGTCCACCGATGGCTCCCCCAAATCCTGGTTACAGTGAGAGTGTCCAAGAACTGAAGAGGATGATCCTCACTAAGGCTTCACAGTCTGCTGGAATCACtctctcacattttaaaagcaaaattcaAGACCTGTGGAATGCCCTGATGAacgaacagtttgttttcagcttcaaaaacacGCTTGAAATTGCAGCATACAGAAAGCTTGAGGTCCAATATGGGAACTGGACCTGGGACCTTAGGAGCAGCATGCTGACCATTGAAAACCAACTTTACACCAGGattgaaaatggaaaacttgACAAGGTTGACCATACTTACCTTCTgaaagaaatgagcaaaacatatgaaaaaatcAAGAAAGACATGAGTTCACactttgaggacaacagagacaaagacatgtTGGTTCAGTGGCGAGGCCGATTTGAAATCAAAATGAAGGAGTTTCATGAGGAACAGTTGAAAGAAGTGAAAAGGAAACTGGATGAAGTTATCCAGCAAAAGAAAGCTTGTAAAAAGCTTGATGATAAGAAGCCAGAGTTTGAGAACAAACTGCTACAAAAGAGCAAAGAGCTCGCTCATCAGTTAAAAGACAAGGcaaaggatgaagaggagcttcAAAAGCAGTTCAACTCCGTTTGGACTGACTGGGTCAATGAATTAACTGAAGATATAAAACCCATCAAGGACATAAACTTGGAAGAAGATAAAATGTTCATCCTTCAAGAACTGGGGATTGAATGGTCTCTCATAGATGAATCCAACAGTAGTAGAAGGTACAAAAATGTATCAGAAGTTGAGAATTACCCTTTTTATTTAACCAAGATTATGAAAAACCAAGATCTTTGTAACAAAAGCCGACAATCTGAAGAAAATGAGCATGAACCCAGGACACACACAAGCAATAATACggttgtaaatatgtttaaggTAGGATTTAACTATATTAAAAACAAGGTTGGATTTgattcaacaaaacaacaaaatgcattaaaatatgAAGAGCCGCTATGTATCAGATCCTTCATTAATGATGTCAAACAGGAATCTGTCgatgcatttagaaaaaaaccCATAGCAACAAAAGGCTATAGCCCAACTTACCTACAAGAAGTGGccaaaaatgttcaagaaaAACTGACAGTATTTGAATCAGAGAGGAACTATTCATTCAAGAAGGAGTTTATAGTTGACATCTTGTTGTATGTTGTTGAAGGGTTGGGGAGTTGGCTTTTAGATTCTCACCAGACATTCAAAAAGAACAATGACGCCCTCACTTACTtgaacaacaagaaaacacattattacAATGTTTTCAGAAGCTTCTGCAAAGGAAACTCATCTGCCGTCGTGTTTGGAGAAATGATCTGTGACAAACTGAAGGTTTCCACTGTTGAGGCTGTTTGTAACAAGACCGCCATTGATCTCGCAAAAGACATGAGGTGCAGTATCCCAGCATTCAGTGGGAACAGGTTGGACTTGGAGAAACATGTGCTGAAATCACTTGCACAGAAAAACGattttgatgatttcatcaacTACATCCGACATCCAAGGAGGCAAGTAGAGGCTTTTATAAAAGCAGAAGTCAAGAAATacatcttcaagaaacacaaaggaaaagctCAGAATATACtgaagaaaaatgttgatgacatCAGTCAGCTTGTGAGACAAGCTTTatttaaagcaacaacaaaagtcAAAACCCAGGGAGGAGACACAGAAATGTGGGTGAAGgaattttcctctttcctcaagGATGAGCTGCCACTTGATACCATTTGTTGTCAAAACTTCAGTGACATAAACAACTTTGACTTTCTTAAAGAAGAGATAGAGAAAGGTCTGGTTAACATCATTGAGGAGATGAACCACCTCTCCCTAGATAAGATGAAAGAATTCAGGCTGAGACCTGATCAAATCCTCATTGATCAGCTGTGTAAGTGCTGCTGGGTGAAGTGTCCATTCTGTGCAGCTGTTTGCACCAACACCCTGGAAAACCACAGTCCTGATGACCACAGTGTCCCTTTTCACCGGTCTGGTGCAATCAAAGGTCGgcactacagacacacagacataatgAGTGTTGATTTCTGCACAACAAATGTTGCAAGTGATAATTCTTTTTACCCTGACCACACTTCAGAATACAGCATTCCTCATAAACAGTACAGAAAAGCTGGACCAAGGTTTGCTAACTGGAGAATCACCCCCGATGAGTCAAAGCTGAAATATTGGACATGGTTTGTGTGTCGATTTCAAAAAGACCTGGAAGACCACTATGGTTATAAATTcaagggaaaagggaaaattCCCAGTgagtggaaaacacacacaaaagaagaagcaattAAAAGTCTGGATGAAATGTTCAAACTGTGA